The following coding sequences lie in one Halorussus rarus genomic window:
- a CDS encoding CaiB/BaiF CoA transferase family protein, which yields MVERNTLVRSTSVCNNAESYLEVDRYVLVTMEMESEQPLEGLTVIDCASLLAGPWTATLLGDFGAEVIKIEHPNGDGIRHHGDYDEELHWKALGRNKKSVCVDLHYEEGQQLVQELVEEADVFIENFRPGRLEEWNLGWETLSEINPELVMVRTTGFGQTGPYKDFPGFGTLAEAMSGFAYITGQEDGPPTLPPFGLADAISAMHSTFATMFALYWRDVNDGTGQYIDSSVLEPIFGALMHTDVPAYDQKGIVRERQGNRSSNSAPRNTYKTKDDRWVAISTSAENIAKRVLRLVGGEDLVNDPRFQTTQDRLEHVDEIDAIMQDWFSEHTREEALEEFREVEAAIGPVYNMEDIFEDPHFNERDALIDVEDEELGEITMTGVFPKLSETPGSVDHPGPPLGAHTEELLSERTSATPEDIEQLADDGVVNVGDR from the coding sequence ATGGTCGAACGCAATACATTGGTCCGATCCACATCAGTATGTAATAATGCAGAAAGTTACTTGGAGGTTGACCGGTATGTTCTTGTTACGATGGAGATGGAAAGCGAGCAGCCGTTAGAAGGCCTTACGGTCATCGACTGCGCATCGCTGTTGGCCGGGCCGTGGACCGCCACTCTGTTGGGCGACTTCGGCGCCGAAGTCATCAAAATCGAACACCCTAACGGGGATGGCATCCGCCACCACGGCGACTACGACGAGGAACTCCACTGGAAGGCCCTCGGCCGCAACAAAAAGAGCGTCTGCGTCGACCTCCACTACGAAGAAGGCCAACAACTGGTACAGGAGTTGGTGGAGGAGGCGGACGTGTTCATCGAGAACTTCCGGCCGGGCCGACTCGAGGAGTGGAACCTCGGTTGGGAGACCCTCTCGGAGATCAACCCGGAACTGGTGATGGTCCGGACCACCGGCTTCGGCCAGACCGGCCCCTACAAGGACTTCCCCGGCTTCGGCACCCTCGCCGAAGCCATGAGCGGCTTCGCCTACATCACCGGCCAAGAAGACGGGCCGCCGACGCTGCCGCCGTTCGGGTTGGCGGACGCGATCTCGGCGATGCATTCGACGTTCGCGACGATGTTCGCCTTGTACTGGCGCGACGTCAACGACGGTACGGGCCAGTACATCGACTCCAGCGTGCTCGAGCCCATCTTCGGCGCACTCATGCACACCGACGTTCCGGCGTACGATCAGAAAGGGATCGTTCGGGAGCGCCAGGGCAACCGCAGTTCCAATTCTGCCCCGCGGAACACGTACAAGACGAAAGACGATCGGTGGGTGGCGATCTCGACCAGCGCCGAGAACATCGCCAAGCGCGTCCTCCGACTGGTCGGCGGCGAGGACCTCGTCAACGACCCCCGCTTCCAGACGACGCAGGACCGTCTCGAACACGTAGACGAGATCGACGCGATCATGCAGGACTGGTTCTCCGAACACACCCGCGAGGAGGCGCTCGAGGAGTTCCGCGAGGTCGAAGCCGCCATCGGACCGGTGTACAACATGGAGGACATCTTCGAAGATCCCCACTTCAACGAACGTGATGCCCTTATCGACGTCGAGGACGAGGAACTCGGCGAGATCACCATGACCGGCGTGTTCCCGAAGCTGTCCGAAACACCCGGCAGTGTCGACCACCCCGGTCCGCCGCTCGGGGCGCACACGGAGGAGCTGTTGAGCGAACGGACCTCGGCGACGCCGGAGGACATCGAACAGTTAGCGGACGACGGCGTCGTCAACGTCGGCGACCGGTAG
- a CDS encoding MBL fold metallo-hydrolase has product MEVNFETLTFERPGHATVVVTTDDGQVTYIDPWSPVLGDDPKAADVVLVSHDDYDHYDPDAIRSIATQDTTVAAYDQIDTDELDLDVTPIPADGEVDVNDRIRARALPAYNDPDGEHVRESGDPFHAEGEVIGLLLTIDGVDVYFASDTDFLDELADVEADVFIPPIGGSFTMDRREAAEFAESVDPELVLPVHYNTRKDFPDVSDTFERIETDADAFASDVESRTDATVKLF; this is encoded by the coding sequence ATGGAGGTCAACTTCGAGACCCTCACGTTCGAGCGTCCCGGCCACGCAACGGTCGTCGTCACGACCGACGACGGACAGGTCACGTACATCGATCCCTGGAGTCCAGTTCTCGGGGACGATCCGAAAGCGGCCGACGTCGTCCTCGTGAGCCACGACGACTACGACCACTACGACCCGGACGCGATCCGGTCGATTGCCACGCAGGACACGACCGTCGCCGCGTACGACCAGATCGACACGGACGAACTCGACCTCGACGTTACGCCGATTCCGGCCGACGGTGAGGTCGACGTGAACGACCGCATCCGCGCCCGCGCGCTCCCGGCGTACAACGATCCTGACGGCGAGCACGTCCGAGAGAGCGGCGACCCGTTCCACGCCGAGGGGGAGGTCATCGGTCTCCTGCTGACGATCGACGGCGTGGACGTGTACTTCGCCAGCGACACCGACTTCCTCGACGAACTCGCCGACGTCGAAGCGGACGTCTTCATTCCGCCGATCGGCGGGAGTTTCACCATGGACAGACGGGAAGCGGCCGAATTTGCGGAGAGCGTCGATCCGGAACTGGTCCTCCCGGTCCACTACAACACCCGGAAGGACTTCCCCGACGTCAGCGACACCTTCGAACGGATCGAGACTGACGCCGACGCGTTCGCGAGCGACGTCGAGTCCCGAACCGACGCAACCGTCAAGTTGTTCTGA